From Nocardioides sp. HDW12B, the proteins below share one genomic window:
- a CDS encoding pyridoxal-dependent decarboxylase produces the protein MHSVDQTTEQMVRSVLAYAENRLRMDPVPLDKATLDPARLHDRLRGVIREEPRQPDEVLGVYASVIAPSVISADSPRFLGFIPAAPTKASLLFDMLVSCASIQGISWLEASGAIAAENSVLTLLAAEMGMPPTAGGCFVSGGSAGNLSALAVARETAKRERTLTGRPQVVVSLDAHSSIINTLMLLEMDALVVETDDHRLTRSAVERMIARTDAAVLDDVVAVVCTSGTTNAGIIDDLDGVGALAEERGWWFHVDGAYGGAGVLVPSLKPKYAGIERADSFIVDPHKWMFTPFDCCALVYKRPELARRTHTQDASYLDVIRDQGGEWNPTDYAYHLTRRARGLPLWFSLAVNGLGAYREAIEVSVDLAKAAADLVRAEDHLELVREPDLGIVLFRRLGWEHDDYDAWARKLHDDEVAFIPPSKWDGETVGRFAFLHPDTTLDVVREVLERTR, from the coding sequence GCGGCGTGATCCGCGAGGAGCCGCGGCAGCCCGACGAGGTGCTCGGCGTCTACGCGTCGGTGATCGCCCCGAGCGTCATCTCCGCCGACAGCCCGCGCTTCCTCGGCTTCATCCCGGCGGCGCCGACGAAGGCCAGCCTGCTGTTCGACATGCTCGTGTCCTGCGCCTCCATCCAGGGCATCTCGTGGCTCGAGGCGTCGGGGGCGATCGCCGCGGAGAACTCCGTGCTCACCCTGCTGGCGGCCGAGATGGGCATGCCCCCCACCGCCGGCGGCTGCTTCGTCTCCGGCGGCTCGGCCGGCAACCTGTCGGCGCTGGCCGTGGCGCGGGAGACCGCGAAGCGGGAGCGGACCCTGACCGGACGCCCGCAGGTCGTGGTCAGCCTCGACGCGCACTCCTCGATCATCAACACCCTGATGCTGCTGGAGATGGACGCTCTGGTCGTGGAGACCGACGACCACCGCCTGACCCGGTCCGCGGTGGAGCGGATGATCGCGCGCACCGACGCGGCCGTCCTCGACGACGTGGTCGCGGTGGTGTGCACGTCGGGCACCACGAACGCCGGCATCATCGACGACCTCGACGGGGTCGGAGCGCTGGCCGAGGAGCGCGGCTGGTGGTTCCACGTCGACGGCGCCTACGGCGGCGCGGGCGTGCTGGTGCCGTCGCTGAAGCCGAAGTACGCCGGCATCGAGCGGGCCGACTCGTTCATCGTCGACCCCCACAAGTGGATGTTCACCCCCTTCGACTGCTGCGCCCTGGTCTACAAGCGGCCCGAGCTGGCACGTCGTACCCACACCCAGGACGCGTCCTACCTCGACGTCATCCGCGACCAGGGCGGCGAGTGGAACCCCACCGACTACGCCTACCACCTGACGCGGCGGGCCCGCGGCCTGCCGCTGTGGTTCTCGCTCGCGGTCAACGGGCTCGGTGCCTACCGCGAGGCGATCGAGGTCAGCGTCGACCTGGCGAAGGCGGCCGCCGACCTGGTGCGGGCCGAGGACCACCTCGAGCTGGTGCGCGAGCCCGACCTCGGGATCGTGCTGTTCCGTCGGCTCGGGTGGGAGCACGACGACTACGACGCGTGGGCGCGGAAGCTCCACGACGACGAGGTGGCCTTCATCCCGCCGAGCAAGTGGGACGGCGAGACCGTGGGACGCTTCGCCTTCCTGCACCCCGACACCACGCTCGACGTCGTCCGCGAGGTCCTGGAGCGCACCCGGTGA
- a CDS encoding alpha-amylase family protein yields MPAHVPPVPPVPDALTGLPAHLVELFTARLERWWPDLLAGLAVYPDPEAVARRVVDLAAAGFAARDAELHHLDLRRSLAPDWFQDPAALGYAAYADRFAGDLAGVAERLDHLEGLGVTYLHLMPLLQPRPAPNDGGYAVADYRAVREDLGTTDDLRALATRLRARGMSLCLDLVLNHVATEHEWARRAKAGEAEYRAYFHLFDDRRMPDAYEQTLPEVFPDIAPGSFTWDDEVEAWVWTTFNTYQWDVDWSNPDVFCAYADIVLHLANLGVEVFRLDAIAFLWKRLGTNCQNQPEVHALTQALRTVVRIACPAVVFKAEAIVGPRDLPAYLGAGEHHGKVSDLAYHNGLMVQVWSMLASRDVRLATYALQQLPPTPPTTAWITYARCHDDIGWAIDDGDAAAMGVSGFAHRSFLSDFYSGEFPGSWARGLVFGENEETGDRRISGSLASLAGLECGDPWALNRILLVHALVLGFGGLPVLWMGDEVGLLNDLGWATEEGHADDNRWAHRPRMPWGGDGRPEDPHGLLPRITALVQARRGTPHLHASVPTRVEWPEDPGVLLTVRDHPLGPMVGAYNVTDTGRSVTTAKLRHLGLDGRVLDRLAPHRAPHRLSSVREVELPPYAAMWLTR; encoded by the coding sequence ATGCCCGCGCACGTGCCCCCGGTCCCTCCGGTCCCCGACGCCCTGACGGGTCTGCCGGCACACCTCGTCGAGCTCTTCACCGCCCGGCTCGAGCGCTGGTGGCCCGACCTGCTCGCCGGGCTCGCGGTCTACCCGGACCCGGAGGCGGTGGCCCGGCGGGTGGTCGACCTGGCCGCGGCCGGGTTCGCCGCCCGCGACGCGGAGCTGCACCACCTCGACCTGCGCCGCAGCCTGGCCCCGGACTGGTTCCAGGACCCGGCCGCCCTCGGGTACGCCGCCTACGCCGACCGGTTCGCCGGCGACCTGGCCGGGGTCGCGGAGCGCCTGGACCACCTGGAGGGGCTCGGCGTCACCTACCTGCACCTCATGCCCCTGCTGCAGCCGCGCCCCGCCCCGAACGACGGCGGCTACGCGGTCGCCGACTACCGCGCGGTGCGCGAGGACCTCGGCACCACCGACGACCTCCGCGCGCTGGCGACCCGGCTGCGCGCGCGGGGGATGAGCCTGTGCCTGGACCTGGTGCTCAACCACGTCGCCACCGAGCACGAGTGGGCCCGGCGGGCCAAGGCCGGCGAGGCGGAGTACCGCGCCTACTTCCACCTCTTCGACGACCGGCGGATGCCCGACGCCTACGAGCAGACCCTGCCGGAGGTCTTCCCCGACATCGCCCCCGGCAGCTTCACCTGGGACGACGAGGTGGAAGCCTGGGTGTGGACGACCTTCAACACCTACCAGTGGGACGTCGACTGGTCGAACCCCGACGTCTTCTGCGCCTACGCCGACATCGTGCTGCACCTGGCGAACCTGGGGGTCGAGGTGTTCCGCCTCGACGCCATCGCGTTCCTCTGGAAGCGGCTCGGGACCAACTGCCAGAACCAGCCCGAGGTCCACGCCCTGACCCAGGCGCTGCGCACCGTGGTGCGGATCGCCTGCCCGGCGGTGGTCTTCAAGGCCGAGGCGATCGTCGGACCCCGCGACCTGCCGGCCTACCTCGGCGCCGGCGAGCACCACGGCAAGGTCAGCGACCTCGCCTACCACAACGGCCTCATGGTGCAGGTCTGGTCGATGCTGGCCAGCCGCGACGTGCGGCTCGCGACGTACGCCCTGCAGCAGCTGCCGCCCACGCCCCCCACCACGGCCTGGATCACCTACGCCCGCTGCCACGACGACATCGGGTGGGCGATCGACGACGGCGACGCCGCGGCGATGGGCGTCAGCGGCTTCGCCCACCGCTCGTTCCTCTCCGACTTCTACTCCGGTGAGTTCCCGGGCTCCTGGGCGCGCGGCCTGGTCTTCGGCGAGAACGAGGAGACCGGCGACCGTCGCATCTCCGGCTCGCTGGCGAGCCTGGCCGGGCTCGAGTGCGGCGACCCGTGGGCGCTCAACCGGATCCTGCTCGTGCACGCGCTGGTGCTCGGCTTCGGCGGCCTGCCGGTGCTGTGGATGGGCGACGAGGTCGGGCTCCTCAACGACCTTGGGTGGGCGACGGAGGAGGGGCACGCCGACGACAACCGCTGGGCCCACCGGCCGCGGATGCCGTGGGGCGGCGACGGCCGCCCGGAGGACCCCCACGGGTTGCTCCCGCGCATCACGGCGCTCGTGCAGGCGCGCCGCGGCACGCCCCACCTCCACGCCTCGGTGCCCACCCGGGTCGAGTGGCCCGAGGACCCGGGCGTGCTGCTGACCGTGCGCGACCACCCGCTGGGTCCGATGGTCGGGGCCTACAACGTCACCGACACCGGACGCTCCGTCACGACCGCCAAGCTGCGCCACCTCGGCCTGGACGGCCGGGTCCTCGACCGGCTCGCCCCCCACCGGGCCCCGCACCGGCTGAGCTCCGTGCGCGAGGTCGAGCTGCCGCCGTACGCCGCGATGTGGCTCACGCGCTGA
- a CDS encoding META domain-containing protein codes for MTLPVIAVLTLLALAVAGCGDTTAGSDGDAAGPGAGASDSGRATAAPADGVYVATDVSGRSLVEGTRVRLTWKGDQLSADAGCNQMSGSASVADGRLVVTGLGMTEMGCEPGRMEQDEWVADLLTSRPRIATGADGFTLTGQSVTARFATEPPPEDVSLEGTTWLLESTVDGDVASSSVGGPAASTPRFRIADGRVVGFDGCDELSGPVDVTADSIAAGGDLGGTERQCLVAGAPLADLLGGSTYVVEGDRLTLTRGEISLVLRAE; via the coding sequence GTGACGCTTCCTGTGATCGCCGTCCTCACGCTGCTCGCCCTCGCCGTGGCCGGCTGCGGCGACACCACCGCGGGCTCCGACGGCGACGCCGCGGGACCGGGAGCCGGCGCGTCGGACAGCGGGCGGGCGACGGCCGCCCCCGCCGACGGGGTGTACGTCGCCACCGACGTGTCCGGACGCTCGCTCGTCGAGGGCACCCGGGTCCGGCTGACCTGGAAGGGCGACCAGCTCTCCGCGGACGCCGGCTGCAACCAGATGTCGGGCAGCGCCTCGGTGGCGGACGGTCGCCTGGTGGTCACCGGGCTGGGCATGACCGAGATGGGGTGCGAGCCCGGCCGCATGGAGCAGGACGAGTGGGTCGCCGACCTGCTGACGTCGCGGCCGCGGATCGCGACCGGCGCGGACGGCTTCACCCTCACCGGGCAGAGCGTCACGGCACGCTTCGCGACCGAGCCGCCTCCTGAGGACGTGTCGCTCGAGGGCACGACCTGGCTGCTGGAGTCCACCGTCGACGGCGACGTCGCCTCCAGCTCGGTCGGCGGCCCGGCCGCGTCCACGCCCCGGTTCCGCATCGCCGACGGCCGGGTGGTGGGCTTCGACGGCTGCGACGAGCTCTCCGGCCCCGTCGACGTCACCGCGGACTCGATCGCCGCGGGCGGCGACCTCGGCGGGACCGAGCGCCAGTGCCTCGTCGCCGGCGCCCCGCTGGCCGACCTGCTCGGCGGGTCGACGTACGTCGTCGAGGGTGACCGCCTCACGCTCACCCGCGGCGAGATCTCGCTCGTCCTGCGCGCCGAGTGA
- a CDS encoding DICT sensory domain-containing protein encodes MTTSWAKSGQRAGQNGREVNPGTLTIGELSRRTGISASNLRMWESRYGFPLALRLPSGHRRYPEEVVDSILRVKQRREVGVRLEAAITEVSQFAASPATSVWAELRERHPHLRPHRLRKSTLLALSWALEDECCARASSPWLFGAFQREKYYRRAEGRWRDLARTSRGTWALADFPDNVARPDAPFEVALPDGAPMHREWTLACLAEDFPAVLTAWEIPGQVGVVDRDRVFESVWSLEPEPVRDASRTLAHIVADAGCDTRAVLHDLDRMRVPEPHHRDLRRATDLFNRVVAYVEKVR; translated from the coding sequence ATGACGACATCGTGGGCTAAATCGGGTCAGAGGGCCGGCCAGAACGGCCGAGAGGTCAATCCCGGCACCCTCACGATCGGCGAGCTCTCGCGCCGGACCGGCATCAGCGCCAGCAACCTGCGCATGTGGGAGAGCCGCTACGGCTTCCCGCTTGCGCTGCGGCTGCCCAGCGGGCACCGGCGCTATCCCGAGGAGGTCGTCGACTCGATCCTGCGCGTCAAGCAGCGTCGTGAGGTCGGCGTGCGGCTCGAGGCCGCGATCACCGAGGTCTCGCAGTTCGCCGCCTCCCCCGCGACGTCGGTGTGGGCCGAGCTGCGTGAGCGCCACCCCCACCTGCGACCGCACCGGCTGCGCAAGTCCACCCTCCTCGCGCTCTCCTGGGCACTCGAGGACGAGTGCTGCGCCCGGGCCAGCTCGCCGTGGCTGTTCGGCGCCTTCCAGCGGGAGAAGTACTACCGCCGTGCGGAGGGACGCTGGCGCGACCTGGCCCGGACCTCCCGCGGCACCTGGGCGCTGGCCGACTTCCCCGACAACGTCGCCCGCCCGGACGCCCCGTTCGAGGTGGCGCTGCCCGACGGCGCCCCGATGCACCGCGAGTGGACCCTGGCCTGCCTGGCCGAGGACTTCCCCGCCGTGCTCACCGCCTGGGAGATCCCCGGGCAGGTGGGCGTGGTCGACCGCGACCGCGTCTTCGAGTCGGTGTGGAGCCTGGAGCCGGAGCCCGTGCGCGACGCCTCGCGCACCCTGGCCCACATCGTCGCCGACGCCGGCTGCGACACCCGTGCGGTGCTCCACGACCTCGACCGGATGCGGGTCCCCGAGCCCCACCACCGCGACCTCCGCCGCGCCACGGACCTCTTCAACCGCGTCGTGGCGTACGTCGAGAAGGTGCGCTGA